The following are encoded in a window of Streptomyces sp. SAT1 genomic DNA:
- the mmpB gene encoding morphogenic membrane protein MmpB, whose translation MLWSDPDNEPPEELRDMQAMLRRLGVLMALAMVLAMFAIGLR comes from the coding sequence ATGCTGTGGTCCGACCCCGACAACGAGCCGCCCGAGGAACTGCGCGACATGCAGGCGATGTTGCGGCGGCTCGGTGTCCTCATGGCGCTGGCCATGGTGCTCGCGATGTTCGCGATCGGGCTGAGATGA
- a CDS encoding DeoR/GlpR family DNA-binding transcription regulator encodes MFAAERRQLILEMVRANGAVSLRELARVVQTSEVTVRRDVRALEAEGLLDRRHGGAVLPGGFTRESGFPQKSHLATAEKTAIADLAAGLVEEGEAIVVGAGTTTQELARRLARIPGLTVVTNSLLVAQALAHANRVEVVMTGGTLRGSNYALVGSGAEQSLQGLRVSRAFLSGSGLTAERGLSTSNMLSASVDRALVQAAAEVVVLADHTKLGADTMFQTVPTEFITRLVTDEPPAHDDRAGTELQALADQGVQIAVAGPSGHPVGGEQVPGRGERRRDVPLPAPRRGQVTGQAAAALRSAGLGQDPSAGAERAARVADLRRR; translated from the coding sequence GTGTTCGCTGCTGAACGTCGCCAATTGATCCTCGAAATGGTGCGAGCGAACGGTGCCGTGTCGCTCCGTGAACTCGCCCGCGTCGTCCAGACCTCCGAAGTGACCGTACGGCGGGACGTGCGGGCGCTGGAGGCGGAAGGACTCCTCGACCGCCGGCACGGCGGTGCCGTACTGCCGGGCGGCTTCACCCGGGAGTCGGGCTTCCCGCAGAAGTCGCACCTCGCGACCGCGGAGAAGACGGCCATCGCCGACCTCGCCGCGGGCCTCGTCGAAGAGGGCGAGGCCATCGTCGTCGGGGCCGGTACGACCACCCAGGAGCTGGCCCGCCGGCTCGCCCGGATCCCGGGGCTGACCGTGGTCACCAACTCGCTTCTCGTCGCCCAGGCGCTGGCCCATGCCAACCGGGTCGAGGTCGTGATGACCGGCGGGACCCTGCGCGGCTCCAACTACGCCCTGGTGGGGTCGGGGGCCGAGCAGTCGCTCCAAGGGCTGCGGGTCTCCCGCGCGTTCCTCTCGGGCAGCGGTCTGACCGCCGAGCGGGGGCTGTCCACCTCCAACATGCTGTCGGCCTCCGTCGACCGCGCCCTCGTCCAGGCCGCCGCCGAGGTCGTCGTCCTCGCCGACCACACCAAGCTGGGCGCGGACACCATGTTCCAGACCGTGCCGACCGAGTTCATCACCCGGCTGGTGACGGACGAGCCCCCGGCCCACGACGACCGCGCGGGCACCGAGCTCCAGGCGCTCGCCGACCAGGGCGTGCAGATCGCGGTGGCCGGTCCGAGCGGTCACCCGGTGGGCGGTGAGCAGGTGCCGGGCCGCGGCGAGCGCCGCAGGGACGTTCCGCTGCCCGCTCCGCGCCGCGGTCAGGTCACGGGCCAGGCCGCCGCCGCGCTGCGCTCGGCGGGGCTGGGGCAGGACCCCTCGGCGGGCGCCGAGCGGGCGGCCCGGGTGGCCGATCTGCGGCGGCGCTGA
- a CDS encoding acetyl/propionyl/methylcrotonyl-CoA carboxylase subunit alpha, which translates to MRKVLIANRGEIAVRVARACRDAGIASVAVYADPDRDALHVRAADEAFALGGDTPATSYLDIGKVLKAAEESGADAVHPGYGFLSENAEFAQAVLDADLIWIGPPPQAIRDLGDKVAARHIAQRAGAPLVAGTPDPVSGAEEVVAFAKEHGLPIAIKAAFGGGGRGLKVARTLDEVPELYDSAVREAVAAFGRGECFVERYLDRPRHVETQCLADKHGNVVVVSTRDCSLQRRHQKLVEEAPAPFLSDAQVAELYRASKAILKEARYEGAGTCEFLVGQDGTISFLEVNTRLQVEHPVTEEVAGVDLVREMFRIADGEELGYGDPELRGHSFEFRINGEDPGRGFLPAPGTVTRFDAPTGPGVRLDAGVEAGSVIGPAWDSLLAKLIVTGRTRAEALQRASRALEEFQVEGMATAIPFHRKVVTDPAFAPELTGSTDPFTVHTRWIETEFTNDIKPFTAPADGEADEETGRETVVVEVGGKRLEVSLPSSLGMSLARTGLAAGAKPKRRAARKSGPVASGDTLASPMQGTIVKIAVEEGQEVKEGDLIVVLEAMKMEQPLNAHKDGTVKGLSAEVGASITSGAAICEIKD; encoded by the coding sequence GTGCGCAAGGTGCTCATCGCCAACCGTGGCGAAATCGCTGTCCGTGTGGCCCGCGCTTGCCGGGACGCCGGAATCGCGAGCGTGGCCGTCTACGCGGACCCCGACCGGGACGCTCTGCATGTCCGCGCCGCTGACGAGGCGTTCGCCCTGGGCGGTGACACCCCGGCCACCAGCTATCTGGACATCGGCAAAGTCCTGAAGGCGGCCGAGGAGTCGGGTGCGGACGCCGTCCACCCCGGCTACGGCTTCCTCTCGGAGAACGCCGAGTTCGCCCAGGCCGTCCTGGACGCCGACCTGATCTGGATCGGCCCGCCGCCGCAGGCCATCCGCGACCTCGGCGACAAGGTCGCCGCCCGGCACATCGCCCAGCGCGCCGGAGCGCCCCTGGTGGCCGGCACGCCCGACCCCGTCTCCGGCGCCGAGGAGGTCGTGGCCTTCGCGAAGGAGCACGGCCTGCCCATCGCGATCAAGGCCGCCTTCGGCGGCGGCGGACGCGGCCTCAAGGTCGCCCGCACCCTCGACGAGGTCCCCGAGCTGTACGACTCGGCGGTCCGCGAGGCCGTGGCCGCCTTCGGCCGCGGCGAGTGCTTCGTCGAGCGCTACCTCGACCGGCCCCGCCACGTCGAGACCCAGTGCCTGGCCGACAAGCACGGCAACGTCGTGGTGGTCTCCACCCGCGACTGCTCCCTGCAGCGCCGCCACCAGAAGCTCGTCGAGGAGGCCCCCGCGCCGTTCCTCTCCGACGCCCAGGTCGCCGAGCTGTACCGCGCCTCCAAGGCCATCCTCAAGGAGGCCCGCTACGAGGGCGCGGGCACCTGCGAGTTCCTCGTCGGGCAGGACGGCACGATCTCGTTCCTGGAGGTCAACACCCGCCTCCAGGTCGAGCACCCGGTCACCGAGGAGGTCGCGGGCGTCGACCTGGTCCGCGAGATGTTCCGCATCGCCGACGGCGAGGAACTCGGCTACGGCGACCCGGAGCTGCGCGGCCACTCCTTCGAGTTCCGCATCAACGGCGAGGACCCGGGCCGGGGCTTCCTCCCGGCACCCGGCACCGTCACCCGCTTCGACGCCCCCACCGGCCCCGGTGTCCGCCTGGACGCGGGCGTGGAGGCCGGCAGCGTGATCGGCCCGGCCTGGGACTCCCTGCTGGCCAAGCTGATCGTCACCGGCCGCACCCGCGCCGAGGCCCTCCAGCGCGCCTCCCGCGCCCTGGAGGAGTTCCAGGTCGAGGGCATGGCCACCGCCATCCCCTTCCACCGCAAGGTGGTCACGGACCCGGCCTTCGCCCCCGAACTGACCGGCTCCACCGACCCGTTCACGGTCCACACCCGCTGGATCGAGACCGAGTTCACCAACGACATCAAGCCCTTCACCGCCCCCGCCGACGGCGAGGCGGACGAGGAGACCGGCCGCGAGACCGTGGTCGTCGAGGTCGGCGGCAAGCGCCTGGAGGTCTCCCTGCCCTCCTCGCTGGGCATGTCCCTGGCCCGCACCGGCCTGGCCGCCGGCGCCAAGCCCAAGCGCCGCGCCGCCCGCAAGTCCGGCCCGGTCGCCTCCGGCGACACCCTCGCCTCGCCCATGCAGGGCACGATCGTCAAGATCGCGGTCGAGGAGGGCCAGGAGGTCAAGGAGGGCGACCTCATCGTCGTCCTGGAGGCCATGAAGATGGAACAGCCCCTCAACGCCCACAAGGACGGCACCGTCAAGGGCCTGTCCGCCGAGGTCGGCGCGTCCATCACCTCGGGCGCCGCGATCTGCGAGATCAAGGACTGA
- a CDS encoding acyl-CoA carboxylase epsilon subunit: MTIKVLRGNPTPEELAAALAVVRARAAAATAEPSGAPGPRDSWSDPSRIAAHRTPRPGPAAWARTYWPG; encoded by the coding sequence ATGACGATCAAGGTCCTACGAGGCAACCCGACCCCCGAGGAGCTGGCCGCCGCACTGGCGGTGGTCAGGGCGCGCGCCGCGGCGGCCACCGCCGAGCCGTCCGGCGCGCCCGGCCCCCGCGACTCCTGGTCCGACCCGTCCCGGATCGCCGCGCACCGCACCCCGCGGCCGGGCCCGGCCGCCTGGGCCCGCACGTACTGGCCCGGCTGA
- a CDS encoding Maf family protein has translation MTDQPRRRLVLASQSPARLGLLRQAGLDPEVIVSGVDEDAVTAPTPAELALALAQAKASVVAARPEAAGALVIGCDSVLDLDGRALGKPADAEEAVARWKAMRGRAGTLQTGHCVWDTATGRHAAATASTVVRFGEPTDEEVAAYVASGEPLHVAGAFTLDGRSAPFIDGIDGDHGNVIGISLPLVRRLLAELGVGITELWSERD, from the coding sequence ATGACTGACCAGCCGCGCCGCCGACTCGTACTCGCCTCCCAGTCCCCCGCCCGGCTCGGTCTGCTGCGGCAGGCCGGACTGGACCCCGAGGTGATCGTGAGCGGGGTCGACGAGGACGCGGTCACCGCACCCACGCCCGCCGAACTGGCGCTCGCCCTGGCCCAGGCGAAGGCGTCCGTCGTGGCGGCCCGGCCGGAGGCCGCCGGTGCCCTGGTGATCGGCTGCGACTCGGTGCTCGACCTGGACGGCCGGGCGCTCGGCAAGCCCGCCGACGCCGAGGAGGCCGTCGCCCGCTGGAAGGCGATGCGCGGCCGGGCCGGCACCCTCCAGACCGGCCACTGCGTCTGGGACACGGCCACCGGCCGGCACGCCGCGGCCACCGCCTCCACCGTGGTCCGCTTCGGCGAGCCGACCGACGAGGAGGTCGCCGCCTACGTCGCCTCGGGCGAGCCGCTGCACGTCGCGGGCGCCTTCACGCTGGACGGCCGCTCGGCCCCGTTCATCGACGGCATCGACGGCGACCACGGCAACGTGATCGGCATCAGCCTGCCCCTGGTGCGCCGGCTGCTGGCCGAACTGGGCGTGGGCATCACCGAGTTGTGGTCGGAGCGGGACTGA
- a CDS encoding acyl-CoA carboxylase subunit beta yields MSEPEERQEIDIHTTAGKLADLQRRIEEATHAGSERAVEKQHAKGKLTARERIELLLDEDSFVELDEFARHRSSNFGLDANRPYGDGVVTGYGTVDGRPVAVFSQDFTVFGGALGEVYGQKIVKVMDFALKTGCPVIGINDSGGARIQEGVASLGAYGEIFRRNTHASGVIPQISLVVGPCAGGAVYSPAITDFTVMVDQTSHMFITGPDVIKTVTGEDVGFEELGGARTHNTASGVAHHMAGDEKDAVEYVKQLLSYLPSNNLSEPPVFPEQADLALTDEDRELDTLVPDSANQPYDMHTVIEHVLDDGEFFETQPLFAPNILTGYGRVEGHPVGIVANQPMQFAGCLDIDASEKAARFVRTCDAFNIPVLTFVDVPGFLPGVGQEHDGIIRRGAKLIFAYAEATVPLITVITRKAFGGAYDVMGSKHLGADLNLAWPTAQIAVMGAQGAVNILHRRTIAAADDADATRARLIQEYEDTLLNPYTAAERGYVDAVIRPSDTRAHLVRGLRQLRTKRESLPPKKHGNIPL; encoded by the coding sequence ATGTCCGAGCCGGAAGAGCGCCAAGAGATCGACATCCACACGACCGCGGGCAAACTCGCGGATCTCCAGCGGCGTATCGAGGAAGCGACGCACGCCGGTTCGGAACGCGCGGTCGAGAAGCAGCACGCCAAGGGCAAGCTGACCGCCCGCGAGCGCATCGAACTCCTCCTGGACGAGGACTCGTTCGTCGAGCTGGACGAGTTCGCCCGGCACCGCTCCAGCAACTTCGGCCTGGACGCCAACCGCCCTTACGGGGACGGCGTGGTCACCGGCTACGGCACGGTCGACGGCCGTCCCGTCGCCGTGTTCTCGCAGGACTTCACGGTCTTCGGCGGCGCGCTGGGCGAGGTGTACGGCCAGAAGATCGTCAAGGTCATGGACTTCGCGCTCAAGACCGGCTGCCCGGTCATCGGCATCAACGACTCCGGGGGCGCCCGCATCCAGGAGGGCGTGGCCTCGCTGGGCGCGTACGGCGAGATCTTCCGCCGCAACACGCACGCCTCCGGTGTCATCCCGCAGATCAGCCTGGTCGTCGGCCCGTGCGCGGGCGGGGCGGTCTACTCGCCCGCGATCACCGACTTCACGGTCATGGTCGACCAGACCTCGCACATGTTCATCACCGGCCCGGACGTCATCAAGACCGTCACCGGCGAGGACGTCGGCTTCGAGGAGCTGGGCGGCGCCCGCACCCACAACACCGCCTCCGGTGTCGCCCACCACATGGCGGGCGACGAGAAGGACGCGGTCGAGTACGTCAAGCAGCTCCTGTCGTACCTGCCGTCCAACAACCTCTCCGAGCCGCCGGTCTTCCCCGAGCAGGCCGATCTCGCGCTGACCGACGAGGACCGGGAGCTGGACACCCTGGTCCCGGACAGCGCCAACCAGCCGTACGACATGCACACCGTGATCGAGCACGTGCTGGACGACGGGGAGTTCTTCGAGACGCAGCCGCTGTTCGCGCCCAACATCCTCACCGGCTACGGCCGGGTGGAGGGCCACCCGGTGGGCATCGTCGCCAACCAGCCGATGCAGTTCGCCGGCTGCCTGGACATCGACGCCAGCGAGAAGGCCGCCCGCTTCGTCCGCACCTGCGACGCGTTCAACATCCCGGTGCTGACCTTCGTCGACGTCCCCGGCTTCCTGCCCGGCGTCGGCCAGGAGCACGACGGCATCATCCGCCGCGGCGCCAAGCTGATCTTCGCCTACGCCGAGGCCACCGTCCCGCTGATCACCGTCATCACCCGCAAGGCGTTCGGCGGTGCCTACGACGTGATGGGCTCCAAGCACCTGGGCGCCGACCTCAACCTGGCCTGGCCCACCGCGCAGATCGCCGTCATGGGCGCCCAGGGCGCCGTCAACATCCTGCACCGGCGCACCATCGCGGCGGCCGACGACGCCGACGCCACCCGGGCCCGCCTGATCCAGGAGTACGAGGACACCCTGCTCAACCCCTACACCGCCGCCGAACGCGGCTACGTCGACGCGGTGATCAGGCCCTCCGACACCCGCGCCCACCTGGTGCGCGGCCTGCGCCAGCTGCGCACCAAGCGGGAGTCCCTGCCGCCCAAGAAGCACGGCAACATCCCCCTCTGA